One Peromyscus leucopus breed LL Stock chromosome 2, UCI_PerLeu_2.1, whole genome shotgun sequence DNA window includes the following coding sequences:
- the Pkia gene encoding cAMP-dependent protein kinase inhibitor alpha isoform X3, with amino-acid sequence MTDVETTYADFIASGRTGRRNAIHDILVSSASGNSNELALKLAGLDINKTEGEDDGQRSSTEQSGEAQGEAAKSES; translated from the exons ATGACTGATGTGGAAACTACATATGCAGATTTTATTGCTTCAGGAAGAACAGGTAGAAGAAATGCAATACATGATATCCTGGTTTCCTCTGCAAGTGGCAACAGCAATGAATTAGCCTTGAAATTAGCAGGTCTTGATATCAACAAGACAG AAGGTGAAGATGATGGACAGAGAAGCTCCACAGAACAAAGTGGGGAAGCCCAAGGAGAAGCCGCCAAATCTGAAAGCTAA